The following are encoded together in the Salvelinus alpinus chromosome 37, SLU_Salpinus.1, whole genome shotgun sequence genome:
- the itfg2 gene encoding KICSTOR complex protein ITFG2 has translation MRSLSYVQRVSFDFPGTLFPHAICLGDADNDLLNELIVGDTSGKLHVYKKDDSKPWITRTCVGMLTCVGVGDICNKGRNFVVAVGAEGWFHLFDLSAVAGAKSDSSSQQEALFSDDQKPCFSQHIPANTKVILISDIDGDGRSELVVGYTDRVVRAFRWEEPTDSSDLSSGQLVLLKKWLLEGQVDSLSVNPDLEGLPELMVSQPGCGFAILLCTWTQQGSSEAGPGEEAPPTPGSEGPSRDVILHLTTGRIHNKNVSTHLIGSISRGSKGDSSKCGLFALCTLDGTLKLMDSSEQLKWSVQVDHQLFSLQKLDVTGDGREEVVACAWDGQTYIIDHNRMVVRFQFDENVNAFCAGQYNCKDGKNSPCLVYVSFNHKIYVYWRVELERMEPTHLLRVLEERPEFKAQLEQLGVDAEDREAVRELVGDTLYGHTLKKQAG, from the exons ATGCGGTCCTTGAGCTATGTTCAGCGTGTTAGTTTTGATTTCCCCGGAACCCTTTTCCCTCATGCAATTTGTCTTGGGGATGCGGACAATGACTTG CTGAATGAACTTATTGTGGGTGACACCAGTGGAAAGCTGCATGTGTACAAGAAGGATGACTCCAAGCCTTGGATCACTAGAACATGTGTGGGCATG CTCACCTGTGTTGGTGTTGGAGACATATGCAACAAAGGAAGG AACTTTGTAGTTGCTGTGGGTGCAGAGGGATGGTTTCACCTGTTTGACCTGTCTGCAGTGGCAGGAGCCAAGTCAGATTCATCCAGCCAGCAGGAGGCGCTGTTCTCTGACGACCAGAaaccctgcttctctcagcacatTCCTGCCAACACCAAAGTCATCCTTATTAGTGACATAG ATGGGGATGGGCGCAGTGAGCTTGTAGTGGGATACACAGACCGTGTGGTGAGAGCGTTCCGCTGGGAGGAGCCTACTGATTCTTCAGACCTGAGCTCTGGACAGCTGGTCCTGCTGAAGAAGTGGCTTCTGGAGGGACAG GTGGACAGCCTGTCAGTAAACCCAGACCTAGAGGGTCTTCCTGAACTGATGGTGTCCCAGCCTGGTTGTGGCTTTGCCATCCTGCTGTGCACATGGACACAACAGGGCTCCTCTGAGGCGGGGCCTGGGGAGGAGGCCCCACCCACTCCTGGCAG CGAGGGTCCCTCCAGAGACGTCATTCTGCATCTGACCACTGGTCGGATCCACAACAAGAACGTCTCCACTCATCTCATCGGGAGCATAAGCAGAGGCTCCAAAGGCGACTCCTCTAAATGCGGCCTGTTTGCCCTCTGTACTCTAGATG GCACACTGAAACTGATGGACAGTTCAGAGCAGTTGAAATGGTCAGTGCAGGTGGATCACCAGCTCTTTTCTCTGCAGAAGCTGGACGTCACA GGCGACGGCAGAGAGGAGGTGGTGGCGTGTGCCTGGGATGGTCAGACCTACATCATCGACCACAACCGCATGGTGGTGCGGTTCCAATTTGACGAGAACGTCAATGCTTTCTGTGCAG GTCAGTACAACTGTAAGGATGGCAAGAACAGCCCCTGTCTGGTGTACGTCAGCTTCAACCACAAGATCTATGTGTACTGGAGGGTGGAGCTGGAGCGCATGGAGCCCACCCATCTCCTTAGGGTCCTGGAGGAGAGGCCAGAGTTCAAGGCCCAGCTGGAGCAACTGGGAGTGG ACGCCGAGGACAGGGAGGCCGTGAGAGAGCTGGTGGGAGACACACTCTACGGACACACGCTGAAGAAGCAGGCCGGATGA